TTCATGAATTCAGCCCAAAGTTTATCTCCACTCAAAGAATTTAATTTTTCACTGAATTTTTTAAAACCTTCCGCATTGTAGCGCTTTTCAGCCAATTGATTTAAAACTTTTTTGGCTTCGCCTTCTTTATTTAATTTCAAAAGTGCTTCCGCTTTTACGAGCATAATTTCTCCAATTCTAAAAGAACATTTAAAATCGGTATTATTGCCTTTTACCGTTTGGTATTTATCGCTGTCCTTTACTTGTGTATAATATAGCGAAAATCTTAAATCATCATTTTGGTCGTACAATTTAAGCAACTCATCGCTCACAAAAGCCAATTGTCTTACTTTGCTATCCACTGCATAATCCAGCGCCATGATGTTTTCGGGCGATTTAATTTGGTTGGGTAAAACGTTTTCTTCGTTGTGATTCAAATCAAGCAAATTATTGTTTTTTGCTAAAACTTTGTTGGCATAATCCGTAGATTTTTGCCATTCGCCTTTGTATAATGCCACACGAGAAATCAGTGCATTGAGCGAAATTTTAGAAAAACGATATGGTGCCTTTTCATCGGCTTTTTCGTTTTGCATCAAACTTTCAGCTTTGGCTAAATCATCTTCAATCAAAGCATAAATTTTAGCAATGCTCTCCGGTCTGTTTTCTTTTTCCAAATCAGTAGTCAGCACAATCGGAACCCCTTTTTCATCGGTTTGCTGAGCATCGTAAGGTTTAGCAAAAAGATTTACCAACTCAAAATAGGTGTAGGCTCGCAATGCATGCGCTTCGGCAAGAAGCTGTTTTTGTTCCTCGTTGCTTTGCAATTCTCCCGTATGATTGATGACTTCGTTAGCGTAAAAAATGCTTCTGTATAAAAGATCGTAGCTGAATTCCGAAGTTTCGGCATCATAATCTCTGTCGTTCCAGAGGAAGATGTCTTTGTAATTATTGGCAGAAAAATCTTTGGGATTTATTTTTAACTCATCGGTGCGTACACTGGCTTTGCTTTTGGCATTGGGAAATGCATTGTAGCCCGAAGTGAGCAATTCACGATATTCTTGCAGAGTGCTCGGAATCACGCGATCTTTAGGCTGAATGTCTAAATAATCATCGCACGAAATCATTGCAAAAGATGAAATAAGGCTTAATGTTATAAGTATTTTTTTCATGATTAAATTCTAATTTTTAAAATTGAAGATTAAACCCAACGGTTACCGATTTCTGAATAGGTTGTGCATAGATACTTCCGTAAGTTTCAGGGTCAAAATAGTTTTTGTGTTCATTGCTGATGACAAAAAGATTTCGCCCTTCTACCGTAAATTTTACATTAGAAATTCCCGCTTGTTTCACCCATTCTTTAGGGAAATCGTAGGCCAATCGGATGCTGGTAAATCTAAAATAGCTCATATCCTTAGCTAAATTTTGGAACGCATAATAGGTGTTCATATCATCTACGCCTCCAAACCAATTGTAGGCATTTCCTGCCTCAGGCGTATCACGACCGATGATTCTTGGCAAGTTGCTGCCTGTGTTTTCTGGTGACCAAGCATTCAAAATTTCGTTTTGGTAATTCTGCCCAGGGTCTACTTGCGTAAAGTTGTACGACGGCTGAGCCAGTACGGTTTTCTTAATCACAAATGTTCCAGAAATGCCAAATTCAAAGTTTTTATAGCTAAAGTTATTTGATAATCCACCAAACCATTTCGGGCTGTTGTAGCCTTGGTATTGGAATAAAGCTAAACGCTGTGTTTCGTTCAAATTTGATTGAACGAAATATCCAGGCATAAAGGCTGCATAAGGATCTTCTAGAGCAAAGAAATCATTGGTAGAAACGATTTTTCCATCTTTTTCAAACACAGGTAATCCATCTTTGTCGAGTCCTGCAAAAGGCACTGTCCAGATTGCGTCGCTTGGTTTGTTTAAGCCCAAAGGTCTTTTCTGGTTCGGGCTTGGTTGCGCCGAGATTAATTCATTCTTATTCGTACTGATGTTAAATGAAGTAGTCCATCTAAAATCTTCGGTCGAGATGTTGGTTGTGTTGATTCCAATTTCAAAACCGCGATTGGTGATAGAGCCATAGTTAATCGGTGTGCTAGTAAATCCTGTTTCTTGTGGTAGATTTTTAAGCGTGATTAAATCTGTACTTTTTCTGTCGTACCAGTCTAAAACTAAATTTACGCGGTTTCTGAACAAGCCTAAATCCAATCCAAAACCTAAATTTTCTGTTTTTTCCCAACGCAATTTGTCGTTTGGTGGCGAAATCACCACAATCGTATTTTCTACATTGCCAGGCGTGATGCTCGCAGTAGAGTAGGTGCCGACTACAAATGGCGATGTGCTTTTGTCGATGTTTCCTTGGAATCCGTAAGAAGTTCTCAATCTTAAATTAGAAATCACATCTTTGGCAGGTTCAAAGAAAGCTTCGTTCGAAACATTCCATGCACCCGCAACCGACCAGATTGGCAAATATTTATATTTTGGGTCTACACCAAATAAATTTGAACCATCATATCTCAAACTTCCAAACACGGTATAGCGATTGTCGTATGTGTACGATGCTGTCCCGAAAAATGAAACATAAGCATTTTCGTACTCAAATTTTTTGAAAGGTCGATAATTTTCGTCCAACGCATCTGATGAATTTCTAAAAATCACAGGAATGTTGTTTAAATTTCTATCATTGTAACCAAATGTATTGGTATTGATGATTTCCTTTTTATCCTTTCTGATTTCAATCCCTGCTAAACCACTCAATTCGCTTTTGCCTATTTTTTTCTCTAGGTTTAGCGAGTTTCTCCACATGTAGTTGAAGAAATCCGTGCTGCTGTTTTTCAAAATTCCGCCCAGTGGCAACCAGTATTTATTGGTTTTTGTGCTGGAATCGTAATAGCGTGTTCCTGCCACATAAGCACGATTGTAGTATGAATTTTCGTTGGCGTATTTTTCGCTGCGGTTTCGCTCAACTTGCAAGCCTAAAAGCGAGTTGAAGGTAATACCTTTAGTGATTTTGTATTCCAAATCGAAGTTAGACATCATTTGCAAAGTTTTCAGCGTGTTTTGGGTATTTTCACGCTCTTCAATAATATTGAATTTCACAAAATCTGAGTCCGTTCTTAAATTCGGATTGATGTTTTCGTCATAGGCATAGCTTCCATCTGCATTGTAAATCAATTGGTACGGATTCACCACTCTTGAGTAATAATTAGGATTGGTAAATGCGCCGGCATCGGTCAAATATTTATTTTGTATGATTGAAGCTCCCAAAATAGAAACGCCTAATTTGATTTTATCATTGATTTTAAAATCATCTTTTAAAGTTAAATTAAAACGCTTAAAACCTACCTGTTGCAAAGAAGCTTTCTCATCATAATAGCCCAGCGAGAAATAATAATTATTTCTATCTCCGCCTCCTGAAATCGACGCAGAATACTGCTGGTTGATCGATGTGCGATATAATTCCTTCCACCAATCAATTTGGTTATTTCTAAGTGCATTGATTTTAGCCAAAGTCTCGGCTGAAAGTCCTTTGCCGTTTTTATAATTATCAAGTTCGTTGGCAGCCGAAATGATTCTTGCTACATCGCCGTTTCCGCTTCTAAAACTTAAATCTTTTCTTTTAGCCAAAGATAATTCAAAATCTACTTTTTCATTAGTATCTAAAAGATTGATTCGATTGAAATCTGGCATAAAGTTGATGAAAGTATTGGCGGTAATATTGATGTTTAAATTTCCTTTTTTACCACGCTTTGTTACCACATTGATTACTCCATTTGCTGCACGTGCTCCATAGATGGATGTTGCCGAAGCATCTTTTAAAATGGTGATAGACTCAATGTCATCTGGGTTAAGTCCTGCAATTGAGTAGTTTCTTAAATCATCAAGGTTGTTTTTATCTTTCAAGTTTGGGACATCGTTACCTTCCATTGGCACGCCGTCAATCACCCATAGCGGATCTTTCACTCCATTGAGCGATGAATTTCCTCGAATCTGAATGCTTGAAAGTTGCCCAGGTGATCCCGTTTGTGGTGTGATTGAAACTCCTGCAGCTTGTCCTTGCAACATTTGGTCTACGCTGGAAACCCCTTTTTGATTGATTTTATCCATTGAAATATCTACCACAGAAGAGGTCAATTTTCTTTTTTCGATTTTTTGGTAGCCCGTAGCTACGACTTCTTTTAGATTTAAATCATCAAAAACGCTTCTCAATACTACATGATATACGCTTTTGCTTGTTAAATCAATAGTTTCGGTATCGAACCCATCATAGCCAAAAGTCAATTTTTTAGCACTTTTAGGCACTTCGAGGTTGAAGTTTCCATGGTCATCGGTTATGGTGCCTAGTGCATTGTTGCTTATGGTGCCATCGGTTACTTTTTCGCCCACCACCGAGTTGGGCACATACACAGAGGCACCCACTATAGGGTACCCTTGTTTGTCTTTCACAGTTCCGCTAATGATACGGTTTTGTGCATACAATACCATAGGCAATACAATTGCCACAGGTAAAATTATTTTTTTCATAGATTTTAAAAAATAAATTTTTATTTTAAATTTAATGCTTCTTTAATTCTGATTATTAAATCGTTATAGTGGTTTCTAGTTTCGGTGTCAAAGGTTTTGATGCGTTTAATTCTTTGCAAAACCGCTAGAAGTTCGCCACGCTTGTACGAGGCTACTTCAGACACACGCACCATAGATTTATAATTTAAATTAATTTGATTTTCTGGCATGTCTAGATGCTCGCAGCCCATATGCAGTGGTGCATAAATTGAATTGATTTTGTATTTATTAGTTTTGTCAAATAAGTTTTTGTTGTCTACAATTAGGGCATCTACATAGTTTTTCTGTGTCATGCGTTGGTAAATATCCAATTTTGAACGCATAGGAAAAACTTCGCCTCGCAAGTATTCAAACATTTTTTTCACAGTCATTCCTTTGTAGCCTGGTTGATTAAACTCGTTGTCGAGCAATCTTAATAATCTACCATTTTCAAATAAATGATAAATGACAGAATATTGTTTTTCGCGAGCCAATGAGTAAGTGGATTCTTGCTGATAGCCCATTGGCGTGCTTCTGATTGGTTTTACTTTTTGTAAAATTTGCTCATCATTGAACAGCCAAGTCGGGATTGTAATCGCATTTTTCACCAAATATTCTAAAGCTTCTTGCTGAATTTCGTAAGGTACAGGCGTGAAAGTTTTCTGCCTATCGCCATACACAGATGGGGTGATGTAGATACCCCCTACATTGCTTAGAACATGGAAGTTATAAGCCTGCCATTGATTGATGATAGTCATGTAGAACTTGCCCGCTTCGGTGTAATCTTCTTGTTGGTTAAGATTCCAATCTAGTATGTGTAGCATGGTTTTTCTCAAGTTGATTAAACCATAGGAACTTGCTTTCATCGCATTATTTCCTAGATCTTCACTTTGAGATCGCGGGTCTATAATTTCGTTGCTAGACTGTTGTGCTCCATAAAAATAAAGCGGGTCTCCAGCGTGTTTTGCAATCCATGTTTCGTTGATTTTTTTATCGTGGAAAGGATTTTCTGTTGGAGTCCAGCGGTATCCCCAAGCGATGGCATATTTATCATAAACTCCGATTTCTGGCGTAATTTGCTTTACGCCATCTCCTTCTTGTGCCACATAATTAAATCGAGCATAATCCATGATTGATGGTGCTGTTCCCCCCATTTTTGAAGTGAAAGAAGGCGAGCGCAAGGAATCCACAGGATATGCAAATGATGATCCCATGTTGTGCATCAACCCAAAAGTGTGTCCTATCTCGTGCGAAGAAACAAAGCGAATTGCATTGCCCATTACTTGCTCTGGGAAAGGTAATTTACGCACTTGCGGATCTATGATTCCAGTTTGTACGCGCATCCAGTTGCTTAAAAGCGTCATTACATTGTGCCACCAAATCACATCAGCCTCGATGATTTCTCCCGAACGAGGATCCACTACAGATGGTCCCATGGCATTGGCTTTGTCTGATGCGGCATAACTTAAAACAGAATATCTCACATCATCAATGTCAAAATCATCTTTATTTTCTTTGTTTAGTAATTTAGCCTCTACAGCATTTTTAAACCCAGCAGCTTCAAACGCCACATTCCAATCCAAGATTCCTTGCATGATGTATGGAACCCATTGAGGTGGAGTAGAAGGATCAATATAGTAAACGATTTTCTTTTTAGGCTCAACCAATTTTCCTTTTAAGTAATCATTAATTTCGTCGTCTTTTGGTTCCAAACGCCAGCGGGTGATAATTTTTCTTTTATCCACTTGCTGTTGCATATCGGTGTAGTACCATTTTGGCTCGTTGAAAAATCCCACGCGCTCGTCATAAAAACGCTCTTTCATCGGTTTTTCTGGAAGTAAAACAAGGTTTGATGTTACATCGATGGTAATATTAACTTTGCTTTTGCCCTCCGTAATTTTAGACGACAAAACAGACTTAATCACAATATTCTGCGGAAAAGATTTGGTTTCACTTATAAAAGATAAATCCTTGTTTACACTTCCTCCTAATCCTAAGTTGTTTAATAAATCATTGAAAGAAGTATTTGAGCCATCAAATACTTTATTCACTTTCACAACAACCGCTGTAGAATCCTTATTAAAGGCTTCGATTTTAAAAGACTCGAAAATAGATTCGTTGTAGTTCACTGCTACCGATTTAGAGATGGCATCAGCGGTGTCTACTTGGATTTTTGGGTCAAAAGATTTTACCCAAACTTTTTTATTCTTTTTACCTTTGTAGAAACGGAGCAGGATATTTTGATAATTCATTCCGCGGTTGATTCCTGCATCGTTTAATTCACTACCCACAGATGAAATTTTATTAACAATCAACATATCTTTTCCCATTAATGAATCAGGGATTTCAAAATATAAATTGTCATCTTTTTCAATTACGGTAAAAAGCCCTTTTTTTAAGACAGCGTCTTTCACGATTTTATTGTAAGTCGTAATGGTGTCTTTCACCTTTTTTTCATCATTTTTCTTGTCTTCAGATTTCTTTTGCCCAAAAGCAATTCCTAGCGTAAGCAAAAAACTAAAAAAGATTTTTATTTTCATTTTATAAAAAAATTAGTTCGCAAAGGTATGAATTTTTTAATTAATGTAATGAATGGCTAAAGTCCTCAAATACGATGATTTAAATATTACGAAAAAAGGAATCCAATTTTAGATTCCTTAAAATAATTGATTTTTATTGTTGATTTTTTAAAAATCGTTTCAAAACAAGGTTTTGAATTTAAAAATACTAAAAAAAATATTTTTGAAAACTTTAACCAAGCATATTTTTTGCCAGCTCCAGCCCGTTGAGCAATTGATTCACATCGTCTTCGGTGTTATACACAGCAAAACTTGCACGAATGGTGCCACTAATGTTGAACTTATTCATTAAAGGTTGGCAGCAGTGGTGTCCTGTGCGCACGGCAATGCCTAGTTTATCCAAAATCATGCCCACATCAGATGCATGCACCCCTGGCAAATCCATTAAAAACGAAACCGCTCCCGAGCGTTCAATGCCCTCTCCAAAAATTCGGATTTCGGATATGTTTTCTAGCCCGTTGAGTGTTTGTTCAATCAATTTTTGCTCGTGCTGAGCGATGGCTTCATGCCCGATGCTTTCAATAAATTCTGCTGCTTTGGCAATGACGATATTGCCGCAAATATTAGGCGTTCCCGCTTCGTATTTAAAGGGTAATCCTGCGTAGGTGGACTTGTCCATACACACGCTGTCTATCATCTCGCCACCACCACGATAGGGTGCAAGCTGCTCCAAAATTTCTTCTTTTCCGTACAAAATTCCCGTTCCCGTAGGTGCATACATTTTGTGACCCGAAAATGCGTAAAAATCAGCATCTAAATCTTGCACATCAATCTTTAAATGTGGTGCCGATTGTGCGCCGTCTACCAAAACCCAAGCGCCTACATCGTGCGCTTTTTTAATTATTTCTTTGGCTGGATTAATCGTTCCCAGCGCATTTGAAACATGATTAAAAGCCACGAGCTTGGTTTTAGGATTTAAAAGTTTTTTATAAGTTTCCAAATCTAAACTTCCGTTTTCAAGCAGTGGGATATATCGTGTCGTTGCGCCCGTCCACTCGGCAAGCATTTGCCAGGGAACGATGTTAGAATGGTGGTCGATTTCAGAAATAATGATTTCATCGCCTTTTTGGATAAAGTTTTTGAGTGCATACGCCACCAAATTAATGGAATCTGTGGTACCCGAAGTAAAATTGATTTCGCTGGCTTTTCTTGCATTGATAAAAGCACGCATTTTCTCGCGGCTGTTTTCCATTTCTATGGTTGCCTCTTGGCTCAGCGTGTGGATTCCTCGGTGCACATTGGCGTTGAGCGTGGTGTAGTAGCGATACATTTCGTCTAACACTATTTTGGGTTTTTGTACTGTTGCGCCGTTGTCAAGGTACACGAGTGATTTGCCGTTTACTTTTTGACTTAAAATAGGAAATTGAGATTTTATATTTTCTATGGTCATTGAGCTAAATTTAGTTGAAAAGCAAAAGTAAAAATTTTAAATTGTAAAAATGAATAAAAAAACCGAAGAAAATTGATTTTTCTTCGGTTCAGTGAATTCAAATTCAAATAAAAATGCTAAAAATCAAGTTCAACTTTTAGTTTTGAAGCCAAAAGTTTAGTCCAATATATTTTTAGTGGTTCGATTTCGATGCTTGAAAGTACATCTGCCGAGAAAGCATACAATAAAAAGGCTTGTGCTTCCTTGGTCGGGATACCGCGTTGTTGCATATAGAATAATGCGTCTTTGTCAATCTGCCCCACGGTGCACCCGTGCGAACATTTTACATCATCGGCAAAGATTTCTAATTGCGGTTTGGTGTTGATGCTGGCATCGTCCGTAAGCAAAATGTTGTTGTTTTGCTGGAACGCATCAATTTTTTGTGCCTCTGGATCCACAATGATTTTCCCGTTGAATACCCCTTTCGACTTTCCATCTAATATGGTGCGGTATAATTCATGGCTTTCGCAATTGGCAGCAGTGTGCTCCACAAGTGTGTGGTGGTCGATTAATTGTTCGCCTTCGCCCAAGCTCACAGCTTGCATTAGGGAATTGCAATTTTCGCCCAATTGTTTGAAATTTAAACCATTTCTAGTGAATTTTCCGCCCAAAGATAAAGTGTCAATACTCACTACACTTCCCTGTTTTTGCTCGGCAAATACTTGGTCTATGAGTGCTGTATGCTCGGTATCGTTTTGGGTTTTGTAGAAATTGATTTGAGTATTTTCGCCCACTACAATTTCGGTTACCGCATTGGTGAAATGTGGCTCGTTGTTTAAACTTACATGCGATTCAATCACATCTAGGGTTGCATGATCTCCCGCTACAATCAAATTTTTTGGCTGAACGAAGCTTGCTTGTGCCTCATTGGTGAAAAACACGATTTCAATCGGTTTTTCTACTTTTTGATTGTGCTTGATGTGAATATAGTATCCATTGGTAGCCAAAGCAGTATTCAGAGATTCAAGTGAATTTTCATGTTTAACTACGGTATTTAAATATTTTTGATAAATGGCATTTTCTTTTGCCGCAGCTACAGGCAAAAACTCAATTTCGCTACCGATGTTGGATAAATTTTCGGCAAAAAAACCGTTTACAAATACAATTTTGTAGCTATCAAGCTCAGGAATGAAGTGTTGTTCAATATCGCTAAGGTTCAACGCTTCTTCGTTTAATTTTAAATTATATTCCTGAGAGATGACAGGTTTTAAATTAGTAAATCGCCATTCCTCGTTTTTGGTTGTAGGGAATCCTTCTTGCACAAACTCCTCAAACGCTTGTCTTTGGCGTTCGCTTGGAGTGGGGTAGGATTCAAAATGAGATTTTATTTCTTCTAAAAATTTAGACATAATTATATTTTCTGCTTTAAATTATTTAAGCCAATCGTAGCCTTTTTCTTCTAGTTCAAGAGCCAAGTTTTTGTCGCCAGTTTTGATGATTTTACCATCAGCAAGTACATGCACAAAATCTGGAACGATGTAATCCAAAAGTCTCTGGTAGTGCGTGATGATAAGCACTCCGTTGTCTTTATTCTTAAACTTGTTTACCCCTTCTGCTACGATTTTAAGGGCATCGATATCTAGCCCAGAATCGGTTTCGTCTAGGATTGCAAGTTTTGGATTAAGCATCATCATTTGGAAAATCTCGTTTCTTTTTTTCTCCCCTCCAGAGAATCCCTCGTTGAGCGAGCGAGATAAGAATGATTGGTCTATATTTAATAAAGCTGATTTTTCTTTAATTTGTTTCAACAATTCGCCAGCGGGCATTTCGTCTAAGCCTTGCGCTTTGCGAGTTTCGTTGATTGCTGTTTTGATGAAATTTGTTACCGAAACACCTGGAATCGCCACAGGATACTGGAACGACATAAAAATTCCTTTTTGAGCGCGCTCTGCAGGGTCAAGTTCAAGTAAACTTTCGCCCTCAAGTAGGATATCTCCGTCGGTTACTTCATAGTCTTCTTTTCCCGCAATTACCGATGAAAGCGTACTTTTTCCCGCACCGTTTGGTCCCATAATGGCGTGTACTTCGCCTGGATTTATCTCAAGATTAATTCCTTTTAATATTTCTCTTTGCCCGTCTTCTAAGGCAGCGTGTAAGTTGTTAATTTTCAGCATAATTTTAAAAATTGTCTTGCAAAAATAATTGTTTTATTTTATATATAGAATAATTATAGATAAAGAATTTTTATCTCTTTATAAATTATTTGAAATACAAAAATCCAAATTTAAGTGATTCTAATCAGTTTTTAATCCTTGTTTCCGTACAATTTTTTGAGATTATAGATAATTTCTTCCAGTCCGTTTGATTTGATTTCCAATGTGGTAGCAAGCAAAACGCCTAATTTTCCTTGCGGAAAACCTTTGCTTTGAAACCATTCTAAATAATGCACGGGAATGTCGGCAATCGTTACGCCTTTGTATTTGCCAAATGGCATTTTGGTCTGAACGATTTCTATTAAAATTTCTTTATTCAAAATTTAAATCTTTTTTCGTTGATTGGGGCATTTGGCTTTATTTGATTAAAAACGATGACATAATCGTGCCCGCCTTTGGGCTCATAGTGCATGTGTGTGGCAAACTTTAGCCCATCAAAAACCTTAAAATCGCTGTAAATGATTTTTTCTTTGTCATCTTCAGATTGCACCAAATTATAGTTTTTAGCATCAAACCAATAATCGATTTTTACCGTATTTTTCACCAAACGAATATGGAAAACTTCTTGATTATTGATTTTTTCTTTGCCTAAAAAATCAGCCTTAAATCCTTTTTTTTCGTAATGCAAAATATCGGTTTCAAAGGCATCGGGCGTGTAATTGACAAGCGGCACATTTTGATTTTTTTCTGGGTTAAAGGTATAAGCATTTTTGCCATCATAGCCTTCGCTCAGCGTTTCTTTGCCATCGATGATGAAAGACACTCGCTTGAAATAAGGGCGACGATGTTCTATGCTCAGCGTCACGGGATTATTCACATCCATGATCACTTCACCTTTTATATATATGGTGTTTAATCGATCCCAGCGAGCCGTACCACCCGTGTTTTCAAAATGTTTTTCGATGATGGATTGTGCCGATTGTGCAAGAAGTAACGGACTCAAAATGAGCCATAAAAAGCTAAGTCTTTTAGCCATAAAAATATTATTTAGTTTGTTGAATGAATGCTTCTGCCATCGCTAAATCCTCTGGCGTATCAATACCAATGCTTGGATTTTTGGCAATGCCCAAACGGATTTTAAAACCATTTTCTAAGTAACGGAGCTGCTCAAGTTTTTCGGTGGGTTCTAAAAATCCACGGTCGAGATTGGCAAAAGAAAGCAACGCATCACGACGAAAGGCATAAATACCCAAATGCTTGTAATAAGTGGTGTTTTCCTGCATTTCTCGCGCATAGGGAACGACCGAACGAGAGAAATAAAGTGCGTTGTAGTTTTTGTCTACCACCACTTTTACATTATTAGGATTTTCAATCATATCTGGCTCGGTAATGATTTCCATAAGGCTCCCCACAGCGACTTCTTTTTGCGTGTCGTTTTCAAAAATTTGAATGAGCGTTTTCAAATCTTCGGCTGTGATAAATGGCTCATCTCCCTGCACATTTACAATAATGTCTGCATCAAGATTTTTTGCCACTTCGGCGATTCTGTCGCTTCCAGAAACATGATTTTCGGCCGTAAGCTGAACTTTTGCATTATTTTTTTCTAAACAGGCTAAAATGCGAGCGTCGTCTGTGGCAACGATGACATCATCAAAAAGCTTAGTGTTTTTCACCGCTTGGTAAGTGTAGAGAATCAACTCTTTACCATTTAATTTTTGCATTAATTTTCCTGGAAATCTTTGCGAATTGTATCGCGCAGGAATCACTGCGACTACTTTCATGGAGTTTTAATTTTCGGTAAAATTAAAATTTTTTGGTCAAAATATTTAATTAGTTAAAAAAAATAATTTATATTTGAATAAATTTTTGACACAATGAAAAACATACTTAAAGTTATTTTGGTAGTTACTGCACTTGGTTTAGCTTTTTTAATTTACCGTTCAGTGCAAGGTTATGTAGATTTTAACAAAGAAAAAATGAATCGCTATGCTACAGCGGTGGAGCAGTTACAAGATTTGGCCTTGGCTGAAAAATTGTACAAAGTTGCAAATGGAGAGTATACCGCAAGTTTGGATACACTTAAAAATTACATCAATACTGCTAAAGTGGTAAATATTTCTAGAAAAGATTCATCTGCTTATGTTTTTGATAGAAGCAAAGGAATTGATGTGATGAAAAACTTCACTATAGTGGATACAATTATATCACCAGTAAGTGTAAAAGATTCAATTTTTGGAAA
This Ornithobacterium rhinotracheale DNA region includes the following protein-coding sequences:
- a CDS encoding aminotransferase class V-fold PLP-dependent enzyme gives rise to the protein MTIENIKSQFPILSQKVNGKSLVYLDNGATVQKPKIVLDEMYRYYTTLNANVHRGIHTLSQEATIEMENSREKMRAFINARKASEINFTSGTTDSINLVAYALKNFIQKGDEIIISEIDHHSNIVPWQMLAEWTGATTRYIPLLENGSLDLETYKKLLNPKTKLVAFNHVSNALGTINPAKEIIKKAHDVGAWVLVDGAQSAPHLKIDVQDLDADFYAFSGHKMYAPTGTGILYGKEEILEQLAPYRGGGEMIDSVCMDKSTYAGLPFKYEAGTPNICGNIVIAKAAEFIESIGHEAIAQHEQKLIEQTLNGLENISEIRIFGEGIERSGAVSFLMDLPGVHASDVGMILDKLGIAVRTGHHCCQPLMNKFNISGTIRASFAVYNTEDDVNQLLNGLELAKNMLG
- a CDS encoding SusC/RagA family TonB-linked outer membrane protein, translating into MKKIILPVAIVLPMVLYAQNRIISGTVKDKQGYPIVGASVYVPNSVVGEKVTDGTISNNALGTITDDHGNFNLEVPKSAKKLTFGYDGFDTETIDLTSKSVYHVVLRSVFDDLNLKEVVATGYQKIEKRKLTSSVVDISMDKINQKGVSSVDQMLQGQAAGVSITPQTGSPGQLSSIQIRGNSSLNGVKDPLWVIDGVPMEGNDVPNLKDKNNLDDLRNYSIAGLNPDDIESITILKDASATSIYGARAANGVINVVTKRGKKGNLNINITANTFINFMPDFNRINLLDTNEKVDFELSLAKRKDLSFRSGNGDVARIISAANELDNYKNGKGLSAETLAKINALRNNQIDWWKELYRTSINQQYSASISGGGDRNNYYFSLGYYDEKASLQQVGFKRFNLTLKDDFKINDKIKLGVSILGASIIQNKYLTDAGAFTNPNYYSRVVNPYQLIYNADGSYAYDENINPNLRTDSDFVKFNIIEERENTQNTLKTLQMMSNFDLEYKITKGITFNSLLGLQVERNRSEKYANENSYYNRAYVAGTRYYDSSTKTNKYWLPLGGILKNSSTDFFNYMWRNSLNLEKKIGKSELSGLAGIEIRKDKKEIINTNTFGYNDRNLNNIPVIFRNSSDALDENYRPFKKFEYENAYVSFFGTASYTYDNRYTVFGSLRYDGSNLFGVDPKYKYLPIWSVAGAWNVSNEAFFEPAKDVISNLRLRTSYGFQGNIDKSTSPFVVGTYSTASITPGNVENTIVVISPPNDKLRWEKTENLGFGLDLGLFRNRVNLVLDWYDRKSTDLITLKNLPQETGFTSTPINYGSITNRGFEIGINTTNISTEDFRWTTSFNISTNKNELISAQPSPNQKRPLGLNKPSDAIWTVPFAGLDKDGLPVFEKDGKIVSTNDFFALEDPYAAFMPGYFVQSNLNETQRLALFQYQGYNSPKWFGGLSNNFSYKNFEFGISGTFVIKKTVLAQPSYNFTQVDPGQNYQNEILNAWSPENTGSNLPRIIGRDTPEAGNAYNWFGGVDDMNTYYAFQNLAKDMSYFRFTSIRLAYDFPKEWVKQAGISNVKFTVEGRNLFVISNEHKNYFDPETYGSIYAQPIQKSVTVGFNLQF
- a CDS encoding zinc-dependent metalloprotease; the encoded protein is MKIKIFFSFLLTLGIAFGQKKSEDKKNDEKKVKDTITTYNKIVKDAVLKKGLFTVIEKDDNLYFEIPDSLMGKDMLIVNKISSVGSELNDAGINRGMNYQNILLRFYKGKKNKKVWVKSFDPKIQVDTADAISKSVAVNYNESIFESFKIEAFNKDSTAVVVKVNKVFDGSNTSFNDLLNNLGLGGSVNKDLSFISETKSFPQNIVIKSVLSSKITEGKSKVNITIDVTSNLVLLPEKPMKERFYDERVGFFNEPKWYYTDMQQQVDKRKIITRWRLEPKDDEINDYLKGKLVEPKKKIVYYIDPSTPPQWVPYIMQGILDWNVAFEAAGFKNAVEAKLLNKENKDDFDIDDVRYSVLSYAASDKANAMGPSVVDPRSGEIIEADVIWWHNVMTLLSNWMRVQTGIIDPQVRKLPFPEQVMGNAIRFVSSHEIGHTFGLMHNMGSSFAYPVDSLRSPSFTSKMGGTAPSIMDYARFNYVAQEGDGVKQITPEIGVYDKYAIAWGYRWTPTENPFHDKKINETWIAKHAGDPLYFYGAQQSSNEIIDPRSQSEDLGNNAMKASSYGLINLRKTMLHILDWNLNQQEDYTEAGKFYMTIINQWQAYNFHVLSNVGGIYITPSVYGDRQKTFTPVPYEIQQEALEYLVKNAITIPTWLFNDEQILQKVKPIRSTPMGYQQESTYSLAREKQYSVIYHLFENGRLLRLLDNEFNQPGYKGMTVKKMFEYLRGEVFPMRSKLDIYQRMTQKNYVDALIVDNKNLFDKTNKYKINSIYAPLHMGCEHLDMPENQINLNYKSMVRVSEVASYKRGELLAVLQRIKRIKTFDTETRNHYNDLIIRIKEALNLK
- a CDS encoding RagB/SusD family nutrient uptake outer membrane protein, coding for MKKILITLSLISSFAMISCDDYLDIQPKDRVIPSTLQEYRELLTSGYNAFPNAKSKASVRTDELKINPKDFSANNYKDIFLWNDRDYDAETSEFSYDLLYRSIFYANEVINHTGELQSNEEQKQLLAEAHALRAYTYFELVNLFAKPYDAQQTDEKGVPIVLTTDLEKENRPESIAKIYALIEDDLAKAESLMQNEKADEKAPYRFSKISLNALISRVALYKGEWQKSTDYANKVLAKNNNLLDLNHNEENVLPNQIKSPENIMALDYAVDSKVRQLAFVSDELLKLYDQNDDLRFSLYYTQVKDSDKYQTVKGNNTDFKCSFRIGEIMLVKAEALLKLNKEGEAKKVLNQLAEKRYNAEGFKKFSEKLNSLSGDKLWAEFMNERQREVAFEGYRWFDLRRNDQKEITHTYNNVKKILQKNDPRYTIAFPKSARQENPFLQ